The proteins below come from a single Streptomyces tubercidicus genomic window:
- a CDS encoding glycine betaine ABC transporter substrate-binding protein, whose translation MRLAQARTAVAAAGALLLAAAGLSGCGLTSGSPLADSVRPGSIGKGRPLEGAQLTVTSKEFTEQIILGQIMGLVFKAAGAEVLDRTNIQGSIGAREAVKSGAADGMYEYTGTAWITYLGHTKRVIDPYEQWKAVREEDRRNGITWLAAAPLNNTYALVANQANARKYRLRTLSDVARLTKKDPGAATICGGSEFSVREDGLPGVAKTYGFALRRGNFKKMDDGVVYTQVAEGAACALGVAATTDGRIPELKLKVLEDDRHFFPNYNAAPEMNSATMRKYPAIADLLTPITKRLTGAEGQRLNARVDVDGEDPHEVAKDWLVREGFIREG comes from the coding sequence ACGGCCGTCGCGGCCGCGGGCGCCCTGCTGCTCGCCGCCGCGGGGCTGAGCGGTTGCGGACTGACCAGCGGAAGCCCGCTGGCCGACTCGGTGCGGCCCGGCTCCATCGGGAAGGGGCGACCGCTGGAGGGCGCCCAACTGACCGTGACCTCAAAAGAGTTCACCGAGCAGATCATCCTGGGCCAGATCATGGGGCTGGTCTTCAAAGCGGCCGGCGCGGAAGTCCTGGACCGGACGAACATCCAGGGCTCGATCGGCGCCCGCGAGGCGGTCAAGTCCGGTGCGGCGGACGGGATGTACGAGTACACAGGCACGGCCTGGATCACCTACCTCGGTCACACCAAGCGGGTCATCGACCCGTACGAGCAGTGGAAGGCCGTACGCGAAGAGGACCGCCGCAACGGCATCACCTGGCTGGCCGCCGCCCCGCTCAACAACACCTACGCGCTGGTCGCGAACCAGGCGAATGCGCGGAAGTACCGGCTGCGCACACTCTCCGACGTGGCACGTCTGACGAAGAAAGACCCGGGCGCGGCGACGATCTGCGGCGGAAGCGAGTTCTCGGTGCGCGAGGACGGCCTGCCGGGCGTGGCGAAGACGTACGGATTCGCCCTCCGGCGCGGGAACTTCAAAAAGATGGACGACGGCGTCGTCTACACCCAGGTCGCCGAGGGCGCGGCCTGCGCCCTCGGCGTGGCGGCCACCACCGACGGCCGCATTCCCGAACTCAAGCTGAAGGTGCTGGAGGACGACCGGCACTTCTTCCCCAACTACAACGCGGCACCCGAGATGAACAGCGCCACCATGAGGAAGTACCCCGCCATCGCCGACCTCCTCACCCCGATCACCAAGCGGCTGACGGGGGCGGAGGGCCAGCGGCTGAACGCGCGGGTGGACGTGGACGGGGAGGACCCGCACGAGGTGGCGAAGGACTGGCTGGTGCGGGAAGGCTTCATCCGGGAAGGCTGA